In one window of Flavobacterium ginsengisoli DNA:
- a CDS encoding DUF3667 domain-containing protein, which yields MEIICKNCHQIFKGHYCNNCGQTAETHKINAHFLWHDIQHGLLHFDKGILYSLKQLFTRPGHSIREFIEGKRVHHFKPLSLVVVLATLYGLLYHYFHINTFEAAKTSNIDSDYINEWFATHFSWVTVGSIPIYTIGTYLVFRKQGYNFVELFVLNTFKAAQRISVQLVTMPVLIFLNHTSHIAQYNNVMYVIGIILIFWTNMQFFNKMSKIKAFFLTLLSHLIFLICFFLITAIVLLLFGKL from the coding sequence ATGGAAATCATTTGCAAAAATTGTCATCAGATTTTTAAAGGTCATTATTGCAACAACTGCGGTCAGACTGCAGAAACGCACAAAATTAATGCTCATTTTTTATGGCATGATATTCAGCATGGTTTATTGCATTTTGATAAAGGCATTTTGTATTCTTTGAAACAATTATTTACCAGACCTGGGCATTCTATCCGAGAATTTATCGAAGGAAAAAGAGTTCATCATTTTAAGCCTTTATCTTTGGTTGTGGTCCTTGCAACGCTTTATGGTCTTTTATATCATTACTTTCACATTAATACTTTTGAAGCGGCAAAGACCTCAAATATCGATTCTGATTATATAAACGAATGGTTTGCCACACATTTTTCTTGGGTTACAGTAGGCTCAATTCCTATTTATACTATTGGCACTTATCTTGTTTTTAGAAAACAGGGGTATAATTTTGTTGAACTATTTGTACTCAATACTTTTAAGGCGGCTCAAAGAATATCTGTACAATTAGTAACAATGCCGGTATTGATTTTTCTAAATCATACTTCACATATAGCACAGTACAACAATGTAATGTATGTTATTGGCATTATTTTAATCTTTTGGACAAATATGCAGTTTTTTAATAAAATGTCTAAAATCAAAGCATTTTTCTTAACTCTGTTGAGTCATCTTATTTTTCTAATTTGCTTTTTTCTAATAACTGCTATTGTACTTCTCCTCTTTGGCAAACTTTAA